One Microbacterium sp. W4I20 DNA window includes the following coding sequences:
- a CDS encoding Lrp/AsnC family transcriptional regulator: MRIDHLDAELIRMLTESPQLPILECARRLGIARGTATSRLARLHEGGVIEAIVPRIDPSGFGYSVVAFCLVEIDQKVGHDDVARALADAVPEIVDMHTVTGASDMQLRLVARDATQLQEVLDRVALVPGVARTASSIAMRTHLSGRVLPLVEHVAADVS, translated from the coding sequence ATGCGCATCGACCATCTCGACGCCGAGCTCATCCGCATGCTGACGGAGTCGCCGCAGCTGCCGATCCTGGAGTGCGCCCGACGACTGGGAATCGCTCGAGGCACGGCGACGAGTCGGCTCGCGCGACTGCACGAGGGCGGGGTGATCGAGGCGATCGTGCCGCGCATCGATCCGAGCGGCTTCGGGTACTCCGTCGTGGCCTTCTGCCTGGTGGAGATCGACCAGAAGGTGGGCCACGACGACGTCGCGCGAGCACTGGCGGATGCTGTGCCTGAGATCGTCGACATGCACACGGTGACCGGGGCGAGCGACATGCAACTGCGTCTGGTCGCGCGAGACGCCACCCAGCTGCAGGAGGTGCTCGACCGCGTCGCGCTGGTGCCGGGTGTCGCCCGCACGGCGTCGTCGATCGCGATGCGCACGCACCTGTCCGGGCGGGTCCTTCCGCTGGTGGAGCACGTCGCGGCGGACGTGTCGTAA
- a CDS encoding LacI family DNA-binding transcriptional regulator: protein MSKAATVYDVADRAGVSIATVSRVLRSPDAVRPVTRERVLDAVSALGYVPSGSARGLAERRTGVLGLYFPGFDAAEDAPALDVLSRGADAAPPFTVVHDETDADGEHPTMLFLDEVLRGAELEAWKQGFVLMVGVGRHDPDRSTVRDMAGRVDGLVVLARSVPDDVLARLARRIPVVVLSGPSRGDHYDHVTVGNAEAMAELTRLVLSETRGAPPAFLAGPDDSPDGAERWDGFSRAISDAGIAADDVVVLRGDFTRASGRRAAEQLIGRGLPVALMSANDQMALGALDAFRSAGVSVPEDLIVTGFDGIEAGALSIPRLTTVRQPMIELGRAAVQVLARRLERPGTDPVAVRLPLEIVVRESSRRSD from the coding sequence GTGAGCAAGGCAGCGACGGTGTACGACGTCGCGGATCGCGCGGGCGTCTCGATCGCCACCGTCTCCCGCGTCCTGCGCTCGCCGGATGCCGTGCGCCCGGTCACGCGCGAGCGGGTGCTCGACGCGGTCTCCGCGCTCGGCTACGTGCCGAGCGGCAGCGCCCGCGGCTTGGCGGAGCGCCGAACCGGTGTGCTCGGTCTGTACTTCCCCGGCTTCGACGCGGCGGAGGATGCGCCCGCGCTCGACGTGCTCTCGCGCGGCGCGGATGCGGCGCCTCCGTTCACGGTCGTCCACGACGAGACGGATGCCGATGGCGAGCATCCGACGATGCTGTTCCTCGACGAGGTGCTCCGAGGCGCCGAGCTCGAGGCCTGGAAGCAGGGCTTCGTGCTCATGGTCGGTGTCGGACGTCATGACCCCGACCGCTCGACCGTGCGCGACATGGCCGGGCGGGTGGACGGTCTCGTCGTCCTGGCCCGCAGCGTTCCCGACGATGTGCTCGCCCGACTCGCCCGCAGGATTCCGGTTGTCGTGCTCTCGGGCCCGTCTCGAGGGGACCACTACGATCACGTGACCGTCGGCAACGCCGAGGCGATGGCCGAGCTGACGCGGCTCGTGCTGTCGGAGACCCGCGGCGCACCCCCGGCCTTCCTCGCCGGGCCCGACGACTCGCCGGACGGCGCCGAGCGCTGGGACGGATTCTCGCGCGCGATCTCCGATGCGGGAATCGCGGCCGATGATGTCGTGGTGCTCCGCGGAGACTTCACCCGTGCGTCCGGCCGCCGCGCCGCTGAGCAGCTCATCGGCCGAGGTCTTCCGGTGGCGCTGATGTCGGCCAACGACCAGATGGCGCTGGGCGCGCTCGACGCCTTCCGATCGGCCGGGGTGTCGGTGCCGGAAGACCTGATCGTGACCGGTTTCGACGGCATCGAAGCCGGGGCGCTCTCGATCCCTCGTCTCACCACCGTGCGGCAGCCGATGATCGAGCTGGGGAGAGCCGCCGTGCAGGTGCTGGCCCGGCGGCTGGAGCGTCCAGGCACCGATCCGGTCGCCGTCCGGCTGCCCCTCGAGATCGTGGTCCGCGAGAGCTCTCGCCGTTCGGACTGA
- a CDS encoding ABC transporter permease, protein MKYVLQKVGLFVLTLWAAITLNFFLPRLMPGSPADAAIAKLSQNGPVSDATRAAIEAQLGVPTGSMWDQYVSYLGQVARLDFGVSYTFYPQSVSSMVSTALPYTIGLVGIVTILAFVIGTLIGVAAAWRRGTWLDSLPTLTGSFLSTFPYFWTALLLLFFFGYVLHWFPTTGAYAATTTPGFTGDFLADLAQHAVLPALTILLTSLGGWIIGMRNAMINTLGEDYITFAEANGLHGRTIALRYAARNAILPNLTGFGLTLGGVVGGSILVEQVFGYPGIGYLLFNAVIGQDYPLMQALFLMITVSVLIANFLVDILYGVLDPRTRR, encoded by the coding sequence GTGAAGTACGTCCTCCAGAAGGTCGGGCTGTTCGTCCTCACGCTGTGGGCTGCGATCACGCTGAACTTCTTCCTCCCGCGGCTCATGCCCGGATCCCCGGCGGATGCGGCCATCGCCAAGCTCTCGCAGAACGGGCCGGTGTCCGATGCGACCCGCGCGGCCATCGAAGCCCAGCTCGGTGTTCCGACCGGATCGATGTGGGACCAGTACGTGTCCTACCTCGGCCAGGTCGCCCGGCTCGACTTCGGCGTCTCGTACACGTTCTACCCGCAATCGGTGTCGAGCATGGTCTCGACCGCGCTGCCGTACACGATCGGACTGGTGGGCATCGTCACGATCCTCGCCTTCGTGATCGGCACCCTGATCGGCGTCGCCGCGGCCTGGCGCCGCGGCACGTGGCTCGACTCGCTGCCGACGCTGACCGGATCGTTCCTCAGCACCTTCCCGTACTTCTGGACGGCGCTGCTGCTGCTGTTCTTCTTCGGCTACGTGCTGCACTGGTTCCCGACCACGGGCGCCTACGCCGCGACGACGACTCCCGGATTCACCGGGGACTTCCTCGCCGACCTCGCCCAGCACGCCGTGCTCCCGGCGTTGACGATCCTGCTCACCTCCCTCGGCGGCTGGATCATCGGCATGCGCAACGCGATGATCAACACCCTCGGCGAGGACTACATCACCTTCGCGGAGGCGAACGGCCTGCACGGCCGCACGATCGCACTCCGCTACGCCGCGCGCAACGCGATCCTGCCCAACCTCACCGGCTTCGGGCTCACGCTCGGCGGCGTGGTCGGCGGATCGATCCTCGTGGAGCAGGTGTTCGGATACCCCGGCATCGGGTACCTGCTCTTCAACGCCGTGATCGGGCAGGACTACCCGCTCATGCAGGCGCTCTTCCTGATGATCACCGTGAGCGTGCTCATCGCCAACTTCCTCGTAGACATCCTCTACGGGGTACTCGACCCGAGGACCCGCCGATGA
- a CDS encoding ABC transporter substrate-binding protein translates to MSEGKVSTKHTFRRWRRAAIVGLAAAAVALSGCSIQITSQPDPSIGEDTMLINADKGNPFFTQNFNPYLTNTRTASRWIYEPLILMNNLDGSLNPWLATEWEQPDARTIVMTLRDDVTWSDGEDFTADDVAFTFQMLKDNPPLDIKGAWQHLESVETDGDTVILHLLGDDAPALTILGQTMIVPEHLWKDVKDPGTYRNENPVGTGPFVLGNYNDQQYSVDKNPDYWQAEKIEIEHIILPSTNSQLDTVSRGYDWSYSFISDVEGTWGAASEHNQWWFPPGGVIALMPNLEVAPFDDVNVRRGIALALDREEIAETASEGYMEPAGQTGLILPNQEEYLDPDIPDQGMITQDRDAALAAFSDAGYELDGDRLVGADGKQLEFALTTANGFTDWTRAAQTVQSQLADVGVKVTLRLPQPAGYQSAISNGDFEMAIGGMGGGDVYQAYNNLLSSQFYVPSGEATSNNFQRFQSEEADALLAEYRGTVDPARQTEIVQELQGIVYDQMPVIGLYYGGIWGLFSDAKFTGWPSADDPYMIPQNYDNAPLMIFTRLERVKGDDQ, encoded by the coding sequence GTGTCAGAGGGCAAAGTGTCGACGAAGCACACGTTCCGACGCTGGCGACGAGCCGCGATCGTGGGACTGGCGGCCGCAGCGGTCGCCCTGAGCGGATGCAGCATCCAGATCACATCCCAACCCGATCCTTCGATCGGCGAGGACACGATGCTGATCAACGCGGACAAGGGCAATCCGTTCTTCACGCAGAACTTCAACCCGTATCTCACCAACACGCGTACCGCGTCGCGGTGGATCTACGAACCGCTGATCCTGATGAACAACCTCGACGGCTCGCTGAACCCCTGGCTGGCCACCGAGTGGGAGCAACCCGACGCCCGCACCATCGTGATGACCCTCCGGGACGACGTGACGTGGAGCGACGGCGAGGACTTCACCGCCGACGACGTGGCCTTCACGTTCCAGATGCTCAAGGACAACCCGCCGCTCGACATCAAGGGCGCCTGGCAGCACCTCGAGAGCGTCGAGACCGACGGCGACACCGTCATCCTGCATCTGCTCGGTGACGACGCGCCCGCGCTCACGATCCTCGGACAGACCATGATCGTGCCGGAGCACCTCTGGAAGGACGTGAAGGACCCCGGCACCTATCGCAACGAGAACCCGGTCGGCACCGGCCCGTTCGTGCTCGGCAACTACAACGACCAGCAGTACTCGGTGGACAAGAACCCCGACTACTGGCAGGCCGAGAAGATCGAGATCGAACACATCATCCTGCCGTCGACCAACTCGCAGCTCGACACCGTCAGCCGCGGGTACGACTGGTCGTACTCCTTCATCTCCGACGTCGAGGGGACCTGGGGTGCGGCCAGCGAGCACAACCAGTGGTGGTTCCCGCCGGGCGGCGTGATCGCGCTGATGCCGAACCTCGAGGTCGCTCCGTTCGACGACGTGAACGTGCGCCGCGGCATCGCGCTCGCGCTCGACCGTGAGGAGATCGCCGAGACCGCCTCCGAGGGCTACATGGAGCCCGCCGGCCAGACCGGCCTCATCCTCCCCAACCAGGAGGAGTACCTCGACCCCGACATCCCCGACCAGGGCATGATCACGCAGGACAGGGATGCCGCCCTCGCGGCGTTCAGCGATGCGGGCTACGAACTCGACGGCGACCGGCTCGTCGGTGCCGACGGGAAGCAGCTCGAGTTCGCCCTCACCACCGCGAACGGATTCACCGACTGGACGCGTGCGGCGCAGACCGTGCAGAGCCAGCTCGCCGACGTCGGAGTGAAGGTCACCCTGCGGCTGCCGCAGCCCGCCGGGTATCAGAGCGCCATCAGCAACGGCGACTTCGAGATGGCGATCGGCGGCATGGGCGGCGGCGACGTCTACCAGGCCTACAACAACCTGCTGTCGAGCCAGTTCTACGTGCCGTCCGGCGAGGCGACCTCGAACAACTTCCAGCGGTTCCAGTCCGAGGAGGCCGACGCCCTGCTGGCGGAGTACCGCGGCACCGTCGACCCCGCCCGGCAGACCGAGATCGTGCAGGAGCTGCAGGGCATCGTCTACGACCAGATGCCCGTGATCGGGCTGTACTACGGCGGCATCTGGGGCCTGTTCAGCGACGCCAAGTTCACCGGCTGGCCCTCGGCCGATGACCCGTACATGATCCCGCAGAACTACGACAATGCGCCGCTGATGATCTTCACGCGGCTCGAGCGAGTGAAGGGTGACGACCAGTGA
- a CDS encoding dolichyl-phosphate-mannose--protein mannosyltransferase: protein MTAPVPLLPAPEDRLTRYGQFRDRMLRSPDWGRPVRWLAPLVITALAAVLRLVNLGHPHQLAFDETYYVKDAWSLWTLGYEGVWGENANEAFITLQELPLSDRGAFIVHPPLGKWLIALGMALGGPDNSAGWRLATALLGAGSVLLVYLVARRLTGSVVVATVASTLLAIDGLSIVLSRIALLDGILTFFILLGVLFVLLDRQRTIPRLERRNPEAPDPFWGPILWRRPWLIAAGAALGAASAVKWSGLYALAAFGLYVVVTDALARRRAGVVLWPTDAAFRQGPVSFVLMVFPAFAVYLVSWTGWLVTAGGYDRQSDANPLVALWKYHQSMLGFHVGLTKGHPYASPAWEWPFLLRPTAVWVGTDPAPCGVDHCIAVISSVPNPLIWFGGVAASIYLLFLLVRGWIRRQPVGAEVGIPLVGLAATYLPWLMFPERTIFQFYTVVMVPFLVIALALTLRIIAGRRDESLYRRQSGERTVFIFLGFVVLLSAFFYPLWTGMSVPYQFWLLHNWMPGWV from the coding sequence GTGACCGCGCCCGTGCCTCTGCTGCCTGCCCCCGAGGACCGGCTGACGCGCTACGGGCAGTTCCGCGATCGGATGCTGCGGAGTCCCGACTGGGGCCGTCCCGTCCGCTGGCTCGCGCCGCTGGTCATCACGGCGCTGGCCGCCGTCCTGCGTCTGGTGAACCTCGGCCACCCGCATCAGCTGGCGTTCGACGAGACCTACTACGTCAAGGATGCCTGGTCGCTGTGGACCCTGGGTTACGAGGGTGTCTGGGGCGAGAACGCCAACGAGGCGTTCATCACGCTCCAGGAGCTGCCACTCTCCGATCGGGGCGCGTTCATCGTGCACCCGCCGCTCGGCAAGTGGCTCATCGCGCTGGGGATGGCGCTCGGCGGCCCGGACAACAGCGCGGGCTGGCGCCTGGCCACCGCCCTCCTCGGCGCGGGATCCGTGCTGCTCGTCTACCTCGTCGCACGGCGGCTCACCGGCTCCGTCGTCGTCGCGACCGTCGCGTCGACGCTGCTCGCGATCGACGGCCTCAGCATCGTGCTCAGCCGCATCGCGCTGCTCGACGGCATCCTGACGTTCTTCATCCTGCTGGGCGTGCTGTTCGTGCTCCTCGATCGGCAGCGGACGATCCCGCGGTTGGAGCGACGGAACCCCGAAGCGCCCGACCCGTTCTGGGGGCCGATCCTGTGGCGCCGCCCCTGGCTCATCGCCGCCGGTGCCGCGCTGGGCGCAGCATCCGCCGTCAAGTGGTCGGGCCTCTACGCGCTCGCCGCGTTCGGGCTCTACGTCGTCGTGACGGATGCGCTGGCACGTCGCCGGGCCGGCGTGGTCCTCTGGCCGACGGATGCCGCTTTCCGCCAGGGCCCGGTCTCCTTCGTCCTGATGGTCTTCCCGGCGTTCGCGGTGTACCTCGTCAGCTGGACCGGCTGGCTCGTCACCGCCGGCGGATACGACCGGCAGAGTGACGCGAACCCGCTGGTCGCGCTGTGGAAGTACCACCAGTCGATGCTCGGGTTCCACGTCGGGCTCACGAAGGGCCACCCGTATGCGAGTCCGGCCTGGGAGTGGCCGTTCCTGCTCCGGCCCACCGCGGTGTGGGTCGGCACCGACCCCGCGCCGTGCGGTGTCGACCACTGCATCGCCGTGATCTCCTCGGTGCCGAACCCGCTCATCTGGTTCGGCGGAGTGGCGGCCTCGATCTACCTACTCTTCCTGCTGGTGCGCGGCTGGATCCGTCGGCAGCCGGTCGGTGCGGAGGTCGGCATCCCCCTGGTCGGGCTGGCCGCGACCTACCTGCCCTGGCTGATGTTCCCCGAGCGCACGATCTTCCAGTTCTACACCGTGGTGATGGTGCCGTTCCTGGTGATCGCGCTGGCCCTGACGCTGCGGATCATCGCCGGTCGGCGCGACGAGTCGCTGTACCGGCGGCAGTCCGGCGAGCGCACCGTCTTCATCTTCCTCGGGTTCGTCGTGCTGCTCTCGGCGTTCTTCTATCCGCTCTGGACGGGGATGAGCGTGCCGTACCAGTTCTGGCTGCTCCACAACTGGATGCCCGGCTGGGTCTGA
- a CDS encoding glycoside hydrolase family 1 protein produces MLRFPDGFLWGAATAAHQVEGNNTSSNWWAMEHAPGSPMVEPSGDAADHFHRYPEDMGLLAAAGLNSYRFSVEWARIEPERGFVSRAMLDHYRRMIDTARENGLDPTVTLMHFTVPQWFQQDGFWRADDAVDLFSRYVETVLPILDGVKYVCTINEPNIAAMLAGGEDAANLVAFGLPNPDLAVADTLLEAHHRASEIVHSVSGAQAGWTIATQAFHSTGEPGADEMVSTYGDPRDHWYLDQSAGDDFVGVQAYTRTFIGPEGPLPVADDVETTLTGWEFFPEALELGVRSAWERSGGVPILVTENGIATADDTRRIAYTQGALEGLHRAISDGIDVRAYQHWSALDNYEWASGFAPTFGLIGFDRETFVRSPKPSLAWLGEVARRNGL; encoded by the coding sequence GTGCTCAGATTCCCCGACGGCTTCCTGTGGGGCGCCGCGACCGCCGCGCACCAGGTGGAGGGCAACAACACCTCCAGCAACTGGTGGGCCATGGAGCATGCTCCCGGCTCGCCGATGGTCGAGCCTTCCGGAGACGCCGCCGATCATTTCCACCGCTACCCGGAGGACATGGGCCTGCTCGCTGCGGCCGGCCTGAACTCCTACCGGTTCTCGGTGGAGTGGGCGCGCATCGAGCCGGAGCGCGGCTTCGTGTCGCGCGCCATGCTCGACCACTACCGCCGCATGATCGACACCGCCCGCGAGAACGGGCTCGATCCCACGGTCACCCTCATGCACTTCACGGTGCCGCAGTGGTTCCAGCAGGACGGCTTCTGGCGGGCGGATGACGCGGTCGACCTGTTCTCGCGCTACGTCGAGACGGTGCTTCCGATCCTCGACGGCGTGAAATACGTCTGCACGATCAACGAGCCGAACATCGCCGCGATGCTCGCCGGGGGAGAGGATGCCGCGAACCTCGTGGCCTTCGGCCTCCCGAACCCCGATCTCGCGGTCGCCGACACGCTGCTCGAGGCGCACCACCGCGCATCCGAGATCGTGCACTCGGTGTCGGGCGCACAGGCGGGCTGGACCATCGCGACGCAGGCATTCCACTCCACCGGCGAGCCGGGCGCGGACGAGATGGTCTCGACGTACGGCGACCCGCGTGACCACTGGTACCTCGACCAGTCCGCCGGCGACGACTTCGTCGGCGTGCAGGCGTACACCCGCACCTTCATCGGCCCCGAGGGGCCGCTGCCGGTCGCGGACGACGTGGAGACGACGCTCACCGGCTGGGAGTTCTTCCCCGAGGCGCTCGAGCTCGGCGTGCGCAGCGCCTGGGAGCGCAGCGGCGGCGTGCCGATCCTCGTGACCGAGAACGGCATCGCCACGGCCGACGACACCCGGCGCATCGCCTACACGCAGGGCGCGCTGGAAGGTCTGCATCGGGCGATCTCCGACGGGATCGACGTGCGGGCTTACCAGCACTGGAGTGCGCTGGACAACTACGAGTGGGCGAGCGGATTCGCCCCCACGTTCGGGCTGATCGGCTTCGACCGCGAGACGTTCGTGCGCTCACCGAAGCCCTCGCTCGCCTGGTTGGGTGAGGTCGCACGCCGGAACGGCCTCTGA
- a CDS encoding ABC transporter ATP-binding protein: protein MSVSEQTTGPEGAEVLLDVQNLSVEYASPGTTPVTAVHDVSFSLKRGEFVGLVGESGSGKSTLGFALTRLQKPPARISGGRILFGGRDIRELDAEELRRQRQGGFAMVLQSGMNALNPVRTVGHHFRDIFAAHGHVPKEARDARARELVGKVGLDAEVLARYPGELSGGMRQRASIALALSLEPQLMVFDEPTTALDVLVQHAVMDTIKELQHAERFTAILISHDLGIVLEATDRVMVMHEGRIVEDAASRTILENPGDEYTRMLLSHYADPRAKSISIPGFLDLGTREREGRSRTDVTETLPTVSKRDTRRADAAIVVEGVSKLYPAPRRGQDAVTAVDDVSFRLEPGESLALVGASGSGKSTIAKLITGVEKPSSGTVRFGDTDVASLKRRGLRDLRKDVQMVFQDPYAALNPLHTVEYALTRPVMNYTKLRGQEARARVLELLETVGLTPVEQFAAKLPHQLSGGQRQRVVIARALASDPQVLIADEPVSMLDVSLRAGVLALLEDLRERWGISMLYITHDLLSARLVTQNILVLNSGRVVERGETAEVLQHPEDPYTVQLLDAVPNPARIR, encoded by the coding sequence ATGAGCGTCTCCGAACAGACCACCGGCCCCGAAGGCGCCGAAGTCCTGCTCGACGTGCAGAACCTGTCGGTCGAGTACGCGTCGCCCGGCACGACGCCGGTCACCGCGGTGCACGACGTCTCGTTCTCTCTGAAGCGCGGCGAGTTCGTCGGACTGGTCGGCGAGTCGGGGTCAGGCAAGTCGACCCTCGGCTTCGCGCTGACCCGTCTGCAGAAGCCGCCGGCGCGGATCAGCGGCGGCCGCATCCTGTTCGGCGGCCGCGACATCCGCGAGCTGGATGCCGAGGAGCTGCGGCGCCAGCGTCAGGGCGGCTTCGCCATGGTGCTGCAGTCCGGCATGAACGCGCTCAACCCGGTCCGCACCGTCGGCCACCACTTCCGCGACATCTTCGCCGCACACGGCCATGTGCCGAAGGAGGCGCGAGACGCGCGGGCTCGGGAGCTGGTCGGCAAGGTGGGTCTCGACGCCGAGGTGCTGGCCCGGTACCCGGGAGAGCTCTCCGGCGGGATGCGGCAGCGCGCCTCGATCGCCCTGGCCCTCTCGCTCGAGCCGCAGCTGATGGTCTTCGACGAGCCGACGACCGCGCTCGACGTGCTCGTGCAGCACGCCGTGATGGACACCATCAAGGAGCTGCAGCACGCCGAGCGGTTCACCGCCATCCTGATCAGCCACGACCTCGGCATCGTGCTCGAGGCCACCGACCGCGTGATGGTCATGCACGAGGGACGCATCGTCGAGGATGCGGCGAGCCGCACGATCCTCGAGAACCCCGGCGACGAATACACGCGGATGCTGTTGAGCCACTACGCCGACCCGCGTGCGAAGTCGATCTCCATCCCGGGGTTCCTCGACCTCGGCACCCGCGAGCGCGAGGGCCGCTCCCGCACCGACGTCACCGAGACGCTGCCGACCGTGTCGAAGCGCGACACGCGCCGGGCGGATGCGGCCATCGTGGTCGAGGGCGTGTCCAAGCTCTATCCGGCCCCGCGGCGCGGACAGGACGCGGTCACCGCGGTCGACGACGTGTCGTTCCGGCTGGAGCCGGGCGAGTCGCTCGCGCTGGTCGGAGCATCCGGATCGGGCAAGTCCACGATCGCCAAGCTGATCACCGGCGTCGAGAAGCCGAGCTCCGGAACGGTGCGCTTCGGCGACACCGACGTCGCCTCGCTCAAGCGCCGCGGCCTGCGCGACCTCCGCAAGGACGTGCAGATGGTGTTCCAGGACCCGTACGCGGCGCTCAACCCGCTGCACACGGTCGAGTACGCGCTGACCCGACCGGTCATGAACTACACGAAGCTGCGCGGCCAGGAAGCCAGAGCGCGGGTGCTCGAGCTGCTCGAGACCGTGGGTCTCACGCCGGTCGAGCAGTTCGCGGCGAAGCTGCCGCATCAGCTGTCCGGTGGTCAGCGGCAGCGTGTCGTGATCGCGCGGGCGCTCGCGAGTGATCCGCAGGTGCTGATCGCCGACGAGCCCGTGTCGATGCTCGACGTCTCGCTGCGGGCCGGCGTGCTGGCGCTGCTGGAGGACCTGCGTGAACGCTGGGGCATCAGCATGCTCTACATCACGCACGATCTGCTCAGCGCGCGGCTCGTGACCCAGAACATCCTGGTGCTCAACAGCGGGCGGGTCGTCGAACGTGGCGAGACCGCCGAGGTGCTGCAGCATCCGGAGGATCCGTACACGGTGCAGCTGCTGGATGCCGTGCCGAATCCGGCAAGAATTCGATAG
- the rsmI gene encoding 16S rRNA (cytidine(1402)-2'-O)-methyltransferase: MIILAATPIGNLGDVSRRLVEVLENAETIVAEDTRTTQKLLKALQIDNRPRLIALHDHNEKQKAAEIAALAAESDVVVMSDAGMPTVSDPGYGLVAEAVAQGITVTAIPGPSAVLMALAISGLPTDRFTFEGFLPRKPGERRSVLRALASEPRTMVFFESPARLASALADMGGAFGDVRRIAVCRELTKFYEEVRRGTASELVAWAENGVKGEIVVVVEGAQRRDASPEDALAQVQQLVADGIRLKDAASEVAALTGLSSRDLYQAALAARTR, translated from the coding sequence GTGATCATCCTCGCTGCCACTCCGATCGGAAATCTCGGCGATGTGTCTCGCCGCCTGGTCGAGGTGCTCGAGAACGCCGAGACCATCGTCGCGGAAGACACCCGGACGACGCAGAAGCTCCTGAAGGCGCTGCAGATCGACAACCGGCCGCGGCTGATCGCCCTGCACGACCACAACGAGAAGCAGAAGGCCGCCGAGATCGCAGCTCTCGCCGCCGAGTCCGACGTCGTCGTCATGAGCGACGCGGGGATGCCGACCGTCAGCGACCCCGGCTACGGCCTGGTCGCCGAGGCCGTGGCGCAGGGGATCACGGTGACGGCGATCCCCGGTCCGAGTGCAGTGCTGATGGCGCTGGCGATCTCGGGTCTGCCCACCGACCGCTTCACCTTCGAGGGCTTCCTTCCACGCAAGCCGGGGGAGCGGCGATCCGTGCTCCGGGCGCTCGCGTCCGAACCGCGCACCATGGTGTTCTTCGAGTCGCCGGCCCGCCTCGCGAGCGCTCTCGCCGACATGGGCGGAGCGTTCGGTGACGTGCGGCGCATCGCGGTGTGCCGCGAGCTCACCAAGTTCTACGAGGAGGTGCGCCGGGGCACGGCATCCGAACTCGTCGCCTGGGCCGAGAACGGCGTGAAGGGCGAGATCGTCGTTGTCGTCGAGGGCGCGCAGCGCCGCGACGCCTCGCCCGAAGACGCGCTGGCACAGGTGCAGCAGCTGGTGGCCGACGGCATCCGCCTGAAGGATGCGGCCTCCGAGGTCGCCGCGCTGACCGGACTGTCGTCGCGGGACCTCTACCAGGCCGCGCTGGCTGCCCGCACGCGATGA
- a CDS encoding ABC transporter permease — translation MTSTMNVKIPADRIAAPSPWRAFGRMVGTLWSNGKARLGLCILAFFVLVAVFAPLLAPYGAKDNGFERNLDSSWEHWLGTTAAGEDVLSQLIFGAQVSLLVGFAAGILSTIVAILIGLSWGYMRGFGGEVVGFIVNLFLVIPGLPLMIVIAAYLQNGGILMIIAVIVVTGWAWGARVLRSQTQSLRGNDFVTSAQFSGDSRARIIFREILPNMTSIIAGTLFGAATAAILAEAGLEFLGLGDSSIVSWGTMLYWAQNSNSLLTGQWLLLFAPGLCIALLALSLTLINFGVDGISNPRLREGKGR, via the coding sequence ATGACCTCCACGATGAACGTCAAGATCCCGGCCGACCGCATCGCCGCGCCCAGCCCGTGGCGCGCCTTCGGGCGCATGGTCGGCACCCTCTGGTCCAACGGCAAGGCGCGGCTGGGCCTGTGCATCCTCGCCTTCTTCGTGCTGGTGGCGGTCTTCGCGCCGCTTCTCGCACCATATGGAGCGAAGGACAACGGCTTCGAGCGCAACCTCGACTCGTCCTGGGAGCACTGGCTCGGCACCACCGCCGCCGGTGAGGACGTGCTCAGCCAGTTGATCTTCGGCGCCCAGGTCAGCCTGCTCGTCGGCTTCGCCGCCGGCATCCTGTCGACGATCGTCGCGATCCTGATCGGGTTGAGCTGGGGCTACATGCGCGGCTTCGGCGGCGAGGTCGTCGGGTTCATCGTCAACCTCTTCCTCGTCATCCCCGGCCTGCCGCTGATGATCGTGATCGCCGCGTACCTGCAGAACGGCGGCATCCTGATGATCATCGCCGTCATCGTGGTGACCGGATGGGCCTGGGGTGCGCGCGTGCTGCGCAGTCAGACGCAGTCCCTCCGCGGCAACGACTTCGTCACCTCGGCGCAGTTCTCCGGTGACAGCAGAGCGCGGATCATCTTCCGCGAGATCCTGCCGAACATGACCTCGATCATCGCCGGCACGCTCTTCGGAGCGGCGACGGCCGCGATCCTCGCCGAGGCGGGGCTCGAGTTCCTCGGGCTCGGCGACTCCAGCATCGTCAGCTGGGGCACGATGCTCTACTGGGCGCAGAACTCCAACTCGCTGCTCACCGGGCAGTGGCTGCTGCTGTTCGCCCCCGGTCTCTGCATCGCGCTGCTCGCGCTGAGCCTCACACTCATCAACTTCGGCGTGGACGGCATATCCAACCCGCGCCTGCGAGAGGGGAAGGGACGATGA